A stretch of the Nothobranchius furzeri strain GRZ-AD chromosome 5, NfurGRZ-RIMD1, whole genome shotgun sequence genome encodes the following:
- the si:dkeyp-77h1.4 gene encoding uncharacterized protein si:dkeyp-77h1.4, giving the protein MMSFGVITLSLLITAGFSAPMKGDEEAVMLFRGEDFHILLPSPEAEVTFKNRSDPRKPLVLMKNGKAIGSWAKLNQLSTHLVINSVSEGDEGLYTVMNPKSPDDVRQISLIVRDCTVEDIVKYGGNFKIPLLGETSFITLEHRPSAVEATQTASPAFVVMTATGLPTEPYRGRISSTERFITLHAVTGADEGSYTVRDIRGAIQIKVCLNVKEHTKFVTLPLGEELKIQLILNSSLVQLHYTPASDSSPHLLMDKGNFTNAQTDFGFGDRMTLEGSEVVLKQIKATDAGSFNVTDLEGFTVSTVQLGLEPYRLEPLYVAIIALLGLLAFLLLVCLLSCLIKVKKRAKRAAALEKLAQNAGKEEEGEAFRQVVKNITKLSEESKHSQADNTEKSQSTEVDIKGLEVSSKEVGVGNLETSDSGVGFNTALPLDTDTDVPDQIPESEAASISVAPETKPSPSAAAESKSAAQIKPGSVTDTKLSPLLKTKKIPDQPEKVKLDAPKPPDTKLSPAHSPEPKAGLSSADPKPAPSPSPEPKVAVPTATSPTAEGKSAAAPSPEPTKPTLAEPITNGTPEPGPDAKASPDHAEILKAPKEVPPKTPDSELKSAGGPEGSKEASATKESTTT; this is encoded by the exons ATGATGTCATTCGGCGTGATCACGCTGAGTTTGCTCATCACTGCAG GTTTTTCTGCACCTATGAAAG GCGATGAGGAAGCAGTGATGTTATTCCGTGGGGAGGATTTCCACATCTTGCTGCCATCTCCCGAGGCGGAGGTCACATTCAAGAACCGCTCGGACCCCCGAAAGCCCCTGGTCCTGATGAAGAATGGCAAGGCGATCGGCAGTTGGGCTAAACTCAACCAGCTCTCCACCCACCTCGTTATAAATTCTGTGAGTGAGGGCGACGAGGGGCTGTACACCGTGATGAATCCAAAAAGTCCAGATGATGTCCGGCAGATTTCACTCATAGTCCGAG ACTGCACCGTTGAGGACATTGTCAAATATGGAGGCAACTTCAAAATTCCTCTGCTGGGGGAGACTTCTTTCATCACACTGGAGCACAGGCCCAGTGCAGTGGAGGCCACCCAGACAGCTAG TCCAGCCTTTGTGGTGATGACTGCCACAGGGCTTCCCACGGAGCCGTATCGAGGGCGAATCAGCAGCACTGAGCGTTTTATCACCCTCCACGCAGTTACAGGTGCAGACGAGGGGAGTTACACTGTCAGAGATATCAGAGGAGCGATCCAGATTAAAGTGTGTCTAAATGTTAAAG AGCACACAAAGTTTGTGACCTTGCCGCTTGGAGAGGAGCTGAAGATCCAGCTGATTCTCAACAGCTCTTTGGTCCAACTCCATTACACTCCTGCTTCCGACTCCTCACCCCATCTGCTTATGGATAAAGGAAATTTTACGAAT GCCCAAACGGACTTTGGATTCGGGGACCGCATGACTTTGGAGGGTTCAGAAGTTGTTCTGAAGCAGATCAAGGCTACAGATGCAGGCTCCTTCAATGTCACAGACCTAGAGGGATTCACCGTGTCCACCGTCCAACTGGGATTAGAGC CTTACAGACTGGAGCCTCTCTATGTGGCCATCATTGCCCTGCTGGGCCTGCTGGCTTTCCTTCTGCTGGTGTGTCTGCTCTCCTGCCTGATCAAAGTGAAGAAGAGGGCCAAGAGGGCCGCTGCACTGGAGAAGCTGGCCCAGAACGCTGGCAAAGAGGAAGAGGGCGAGGCTTTCAGACAG gtggtgaagaacatcaCCAAACTTAGTGAGGAGTCCAAGCATTCCCAAGCGGACAACACCGAAAAGTCTCAGAGCACTGAGGTGGATATCAAA GGTCTGGAGGTTTCCTCTAAAGAAGTCGGTGTGGGGAATCTGGAAACCAGTGACTCGGGCGTAGGCTTTAATACCGCTCTCCCATTGGACACTGACACCGACGTTCCCGATCAAATCCCTGAGTCGGAGGCTGCAAGCATCTCTGTTGCTCCTGAAACTAAACCCAgcccttctgctgctgctgagtcCAAGTCGGCTGCACAAATTAAACCCGGTTCAGTCACCGACACCAAACTCAGCCCGCTCCTCAAGACCAAGAAAATCCCCGATCAGCCTGAAAAAGTCAAGTTAGATGCTCCGAAACCACCAGATACTAAACTTAGTCCCGCCCATAGCCCAGAACCCAAAGCAGGTCTAAGTTCAGCTGATCCAAAGCCTGCTCCCAGTCCCAGTCCAGAACCTAAAGTAGCCGTCCCCACAGCCACCTCTCCAACAGCCGAGGGTAAAAGCGCCGCAGCTCCCAGTCCCGAGCCCACCAAACCAACTTTAGCAGAACCAATCACCAATGGTACACCCGAGCCGGGACCGGATGCCAAAGCAAGTCCGGATCATGCAGAAATTCTCAAAGCTCCAAAAGAGGTTCCTCCTAAAACCCCCGACTCCGAGCTGAAGTCTGCAGGTGGACCAGAGGGCAGCAAAGAAGCGTCAGCAACTAAGGAGTCCACTACAACCTGA
- the si:ch73-54f23.4 gene encoding zinc-binding protein A33 isoform X2, with translation MYQNHSKDTNNSSSKSLLCDHKAKLVQAIKRIKHEVDECKEAERETYTDSVEVENRFDGLEREIRAEFQNLHRFLNVEECKDLERLQKERQKQLKQLKEREKKIAAQGKDLERAIAVLNGKLAEEDGPKLLQEIQDLLKRSQVSFVLPAEVNTEVRSGQLVGPIQYRIWKHMRDSLYPNITPVTFDPETAHPSLTLSLSRTSIWFDEGKDASDVQSNLRRFHYYYCVLGQQGFSTGRHYWEVDVSGKTAWRLGVARGDVDRGETATTGTSCGLWTLALKGGSLLACTDPKPTKVNVSVHLVRVGVFLDCEKEEVTFYNAVTMAPIYTFSMGTVTVSLFPFFNPCDTDDGQNTAPIQIHTPSL, from the exons ATGTACCAGAACCACAGCAAAGACaccaacaacagcagcagtaaaAGCCTTCTCTGTGATCATAAG gcaAAGCTTGTCCAGGCTATTAAAAGAATCAAGCATGAGGTGGATGAATGCAAAGAAGCAGAAAGAGAGACTTACACAGACTCGGTGGAGGTGGAG AACAGATTTGATGGCCTGGAACGAGAAATCAGAGCTGAGTTTCAAAACCTCCATCGCTTCCTGAACGTGGAGGAGTGTAAGGACCTGGAAAGGctgcagaaagagagacagaAACAACTGAAACAGCTGAAGGAGAGGGAGAAGAAGATAGCAGCTCAGGGAAAAGACCTGGAGAGAGCAATCGCGGTGCTGAACGGCAAACTGGCCGAGGAGGATGGTCCCAAGCTGCTCCAA GAAATCCAAGATCTGTTAAAAAG GTCTCAGGTCAGCTTTGTTCTTCCTGCAGAGGTGAACACAGAGGTGCGGTCGGGCCAGCTTGTGGGCCCCATCCAGTACAGGATATGGAAACACATGAGAGACTCCCTCTATCCCA ACATCACACCGGTGACATTTGACCCGGAGACGGCCCACCCCAGTCTGACCCTGTCACTGTCCCGTACTTCCATTTGGTTTGATGAGGGTAAAGACGCTTCAGACGTCCAGTCCAACCTGCGTCGGTTCCACTATTATTACTGTGTGTTGGGTCAGCAGGGCTTTAGCACTGGCCGGCACTACTGGGAGGTGGATGTTAGTGGTAAGACAGCGTGGAGGCTGGGTGTGGCACGAGGAGATGTTGACAGAGGTGAGACGGCCACCACGGGCACCTCCTGTGGCCTCTGGACGCTGGCGCTGAAGGGCGGGTCTCTCTTGGCCTGTACAGACCCAAAGCCGACTAAAGTCAACGTGTCTGTCCACCTGGTCCGCGTTGGTGTGTTCTTGGACTGCGAGAAGGAGGAGGTGACTTTCTACAATGCTGTTACCATGGCGCCAATTTACACTTTCTCAATGGGGACTGTTACAGTTTCTCTGTTTCCGTTCTTTAACCCGTGTGACACCGATGATGGACAGAACACAGCGCCGATCCAGATCCACACCCCGTCACTGTGA
- the si:ch73-54f23.4 gene encoding zinc-binding protein A33 isoform X3 has product MRWMNAKKQKERLTQTRWRWRFDGLEREIRAEFQNLHRFLNVEECKDLERLQKERQKQLKQLKEREKKIAAQGKDLERAIAVLNGKLAEEDGPKLLQEIQDLLKRSQVSFVLPAEVNTEVRSGQLVGPIQYRIWKHMRDSLYPNITPVTFDPETAHPSLTLSLSRTSIWFDEGKDASDVQSNLRRFHYYYCVLGQQGFSTGRHYWEVDVSGKTAWRLGVARGDVDRGETATTGTSCGLWTLALKGGSLLACTDPKPTKVNVSVHLVRVGVFLDCEKEEVTFYNAVTMAPIYTFSMGTVTVSLFPFFNPCDTDDGQNTAPIQIHTPSL; this is encoded by the exons ATGAGGTGGATGAATGCAAAGAAGCAGAAAGAGAGACTTACACAGACTCGGTGGAGGTGGAG ATTTGATGGCCTGGAACGAGAAATCAGAGCTGAGTTTCAAAACCTCCATCGCTTCCTGAACGTGGAGGAGTGTAAGGACCTGGAAAGGctgcagaaagagagacagaAACAACTGAAACAGCTGAAGGAGAGGGAGAAGAAGATAGCAGCTCAGGGAAAAGACCTGGAGAGAGCAATCGCGGTGCTGAACGGCAAACTGGCCGAGGAGGATGGTCCCAAGCTGCTCCAA GAAATCCAAGATCTGTTAAAAAG GTCTCAGGTCAGCTTTGTTCTTCCTGCAGAGGTGAACACAGAGGTGCGGTCGGGCCAGCTTGTGGGCCCCATCCAGTACAGGATATGGAAACACATGAGAGACTCCCTCTATCCCA ACATCACACCGGTGACATTTGACCCGGAGACGGCCCACCCCAGTCTGACCCTGTCACTGTCCCGTACTTCCATTTGGTTTGATGAGGGTAAAGACGCTTCAGACGTCCAGTCCAACCTGCGTCGGTTCCACTATTATTACTGTGTGTTGGGTCAGCAGGGCTTTAGCACTGGCCGGCACTACTGGGAGGTGGATGTTAGTGGTAAGACAGCGTGGAGGCTGGGTGTGGCACGAGGAGATGTTGACAGAGGTGAGACGGCCACCACGGGCACCTCCTGTGGCCTCTGGACGCTGGCGCTGAAGGGCGGGTCTCTCTTGGCCTGTACAGACCCAAAGCCGACTAAAGTCAACGTGTCTGTCCACCTGGTCCGCGTTGGTGTGTTCTTGGACTGCGAGAAGGAGGAGGTGACTTTCTACAATGCTGTTACCATGGCGCCAATTTACACTTTCTCAATGGGGACTGTTACAGTTTCTCTGTTTCCGTTCTTTAACCCGTGTGACACCGATGATGGACAGAACACAGCGCCGATCCAGATCCACACCCCGTCACTGTGA
- the si:ch73-54f23.4 gene encoding zinc-binding protein A33 isoform X1, producing the protein MQITGMYQNHSKDTNNSSSKSLLCDHKAKLVQAIKRIKHEVDECKEAERETYTDSVEVENRFDGLEREIRAEFQNLHRFLNVEECKDLERLQKERQKQLKQLKEREKKIAAQGKDLERAIAVLNGKLAEEDGPKLLQEIQDLLKRSQVSFVLPAEVNTEVRSGQLVGPIQYRIWKHMRDSLYPNITPVTFDPETAHPSLTLSLSRTSIWFDEGKDASDVQSNLRRFHYYYCVLGQQGFSTGRHYWEVDVSGKTAWRLGVARGDVDRGETATTGTSCGLWTLALKGGSLLACTDPKPTKVNVSVHLVRVGVFLDCEKEEVTFYNAVTMAPIYTFSMGTVTVSLFPFFNPCDTDDGQNTAPIQIHTPSL; encoded by the exons ATGCAGATAACTGGGATGTACCAGAACCACAGCAAAGACaccaacaacagcagcagtaaaAGCCTTCTCTGTGATCATAAG gcaAAGCTTGTCCAGGCTATTAAAAGAATCAAGCATGAGGTGGATGAATGCAAAGAAGCAGAAAGAGAGACTTACACAGACTCGGTGGAGGTGGAG AACAGATTTGATGGCCTGGAACGAGAAATCAGAGCTGAGTTTCAAAACCTCCATCGCTTCCTGAACGTGGAGGAGTGTAAGGACCTGGAAAGGctgcagaaagagagacagaAACAACTGAAACAGCTGAAGGAGAGGGAGAAGAAGATAGCAGCTCAGGGAAAAGACCTGGAGAGAGCAATCGCGGTGCTGAACGGCAAACTGGCCGAGGAGGATGGTCCCAAGCTGCTCCAA GAAATCCAAGATCTGTTAAAAAG GTCTCAGGTCAGCTTTGTTCTTCCTGCAGAGGTGAACACAGAGGTGCGGTCGGGCCAGCTTGTGGGCCCCATCCAGTACAGGATATGGAAACACATGAGAGACTCCCTCTATCCCA ACATCACACCGGTGACATTTGACCCGGAGACGGCCCACCCCAGTCTGACCCTGTCACTGTCCCGTACTTCCATTTGGTTTGATGAGGGTAAAGACGCTTCAGACGTCCAGTCCAACCTGCGTCGGTTCCACTATTATTACTGTGTGTTGGGTCAGCAGGGCTTTAGCACTGGCCGGCACTACTGGGAGGTGGATGTTAGTGGTAAGACAGCGTGGAGGCTGGGTGTGGCACGAGGAGATGTTGACAGAGGTGAGACGGCCACCACGGGCACCTCCTGTGGCCTCTGGACGCTGGCGCTGAAGGGCGGGTCTCTCTTGGCCTGTACAGACCCAAAGCCGACTAAAGTCAACGTGTCTGTCCACCTGGTCCGCGTTGGTGTGTTCTTGGACTGCGAGAAGGAGGAGGTGACTTTCTACAATGCTGTTACCATGGCGCCAATTTACACTTTCTCAATGGGGACTGTTACAGTTTCTCTGTTTCCGTTCTTTAACCCGTGTGACACCGATGATGGACAGAACACAGCGCCGATCCAGATCCACACCCCGTCACTGTGA